A DNA window from Plasmodium vinckei vinckei genome assembly, chromosome: PVVCY_02 contains the following coding sequences:
- a CDS encoding DNA-directed RNA polymerase II subunit RPB9, putative — MAEVNFCEECNNILYARSDKKNKKLIYVCRSCDYISNQQNENNNIVARINYNYNRKEDVYIHPETKNDPALGRVRDWICKQCGNSEAVFLQLPEKISYNPMALIFVCTNKNCQYWEKEIQHSNYDASNYNKKNGDLSNQFNEIDSKLYIKHENDHPMGDGNNKRWSSRAGNKYPHVKSEVSDHNEEHEQVQLKQELFKIISSNQNPEEDNPELGEASDSSVDEYF, encoded by the exons ATGGCTGAAGTTAACTTTTGTGAGGAATGCAATAATATCTTATATGCCAGgagtgataaaaaaaataaaaaacttaTTTATGTTTGCCGAAGTTGTGATTATATTTCAAAtcaacaaaatgaaaacaataACATTGTAGCTCGGATTAACTACAACTACAACAGAAA GGAAGATGTTTATATCCATCctgaaacaaaaaatgatcCCGCTCTTGGACGGGTTCGAGATTGGATATGCAAACAATGCGGTAACTCAGAAGCTGTTTTTTTACAGCTACCTGAAAAAATTAGTTACAATCCAATGgcattaatttttgtatgtacaaataaaaattgtcaATATTGggaaaaagaaatacaaCATTCTAATTATGATGCttcaaattataataaaaaaaatggagaCCTATCAAATCAATTCAATGAAATAGATTCCAAATTATACATTAAACATGAAAATGATCATCCAATGGGAGATGGCAATAATAAGAGATGGTCATCCAGAGCAGGAAATAAATATCCTCATGTCAAATCAGAAGTATCAGATCATAATGAAGAACATGAACAAGTTCAATTAAAACAAGAACtgtttaaaattatatcaaGTAATCAAAATCCAGAGGAAGATAATCCAGAACTTGGTGAAGCTAGTGATAGTAGTGTCGACGAATATTTTTGA
- a CDS encoding FAD-linked sulfhydryl oxidase ERV1, putative: protein MEIKKCYENSCNDRKKENNFENNKVGGIKKIYPPDRREIGRAAWMILHTVSANYPNNPTEDEKKKHLDFFYSFSNLYPCHICKLDLLDILKKYKLTCTNKIEFSTFIFNLHNMINEEIGKDIYVSDNIQNIIDKYKTVD from the coding sequence atggaaataaaaaaatgttatgaAAATTCATGTAATGatagaaaaaaagagaacaattttgaaaataataaagttgggggaataaaaaaaatatacccACCAGATCGAAGGGAAATAGGACGAGCCGCATGGATGATTCTACATACGGTGTCAGCTAACTATCCAAATAATCCAACCGAAgatgagaaaaaaaaacatttagattttttttattctttttcaaatttatatccttgtcatatttgtaaattaGATCTAttagatatattaaaaaaatacaaattaacatgtacaaataaaattgaattttcaacatttatttttaacttacataatatgataaatgaagaaatagGAAAGGATATTTATGTTTCGGACAAcattcaaaatataatagataAGTATAAAACGGTAGATTAA
- a CDS encoding selenocysteine-specific elongation factor selB homologue, putative yields the protein MINVNIGVLGHVDSGKTSLCRCLSEVLSTCALDKHRQSQEKGITIDLGFSSFYIKKKKSQIATSQNQHGETQNNKIIYKHKSNINEHIPDQNNVKREDINNDCEGGINISDENPEDEIIQICLVDCPGHHSLIKCIVMGAKIMDMIFLVIDINKGIQKQTIECLVLCQFVKSDIIIILNKIDLIPLHERNKKINSMKKKIKDAINRTSLKKLSYYIVSLSANSKNTGADEVGDSEMGEKANSICKDTPNEFNPRSSILKKEKPASENINELIELLKSVIKIPVRENNPSFEDFYFLYDHSFEIKGKGMVYTGTVIKGKITINSDISILPLNIKGKIKDIQSFKKKKKEGTSGNRLSFLISHDNIKNLKKVERGIIVHEKSSICNFTVFICKVKLIEFYKKSIKNKELLTCIIGFASSHSYGFFFKKLKEEQEKEHENNFQHNGKTNSTSLSNNIGFDRNGNYLIIDEVEYFNNINDETISESDLFEDEKEDEKKEEIYFLVVLNKKMYGFNGEKCIFLKNDENINCRICLHGNIVDIIKDSAINSKINNSTFVMNKKPCLNEHEDYKNFKIMKEKEKIGLIEKLIDNTTLLCKNVFTSSNQVTAYLTQKIYLIPIEHQKNKNVCKIATIGYIAKSFAKNGKFIAHFDDDISHIKDNIKSYIVMIKYYKDIFTKRKIFM from the coding sequence ATGATTAATGTTAATATAGGGGTATTAGGACATGTAGATTCTGGGAAAACAAGTTTATGTAGGTGCTTAAGTGAAGTTTTGAGTACCTGTGCTTTGGATAAGCATAGGCAAAGTCAAGAAAAGGGAATAACCATTGATCTTGggttttcatcattttatataaaaaaaaaaaaaagccaAATTGCAACTAGCCAAAATCAACATGGGGAAACccaaaacaataaaataatatacaaacaCAAGTCAAACATAAATGAACATATTCCCGATCAAAATAACGTAAAAAGAGAGgatattaataatgattGTGAAGGgggtataaatatatcggACGAAAACCCTGAAGatgaaataatacaaatatgttTAGTAGATTGCCCTGGCCATCATTCCCTAATCAAATGCATAGTAATGGGAGCAAAAATTATGgatatgatttttttagttatagatataaataaaggtatacaaaaacaaacaatAGAATGCCTAGTTTTATGCCAATTTGTAAAAAgtgatattattattattctaaataaaattgatttAATACCTTTACATGaaaggaataaaaaaataaattccatgaaaaaaaaaattaaagacgCAATAAATAGAACATCTCTAAAAAAGCTATCATATTACATAGTCAGCTTATCTGCTAACAGTAAAAATACAGGTGCTGATGAAGTGGGTGATTCTGAAATGGGGGAAAAGGCAAACTCTATATGTAAAGACACTCCAAACGAATTTAATCCTCGTTCCagcattttaaaaaaagaaaaacctgcaagtgaaaatataaatgaactTATAGAACTGTTAAAAAGTGTTATAAAAATCCCAGTAAGAGAAAATAATCCAAGTTTTGaagatttttattttttatatgaccATTCATTTGAAATCAAGGGGAAAGGTATGGTATATACCGGAACTGTTATAAAAGggaaaataacaataaattcggatatttcaatattgcctttaaatataaaaggaaaaattaaagatatACAaagctttaaaaaaaaaaaaaaagaaggcACATCAGGTAATagattatcatttttaatatcacatgataatattaaaaatttgaaaaaagtaGAAAGAGGTATAATTGTTCATGAAAAATCGAGTATATGTAATTTTACTGTGTTTATTTGTAAAGTAAAATTAAttgaattttataaaaaaagtataaaaaacaaagaatTGTTAACATGCATAATTGGTTTTGCTTCATCTCATTCTTAtggtttcttttttaaaaagttaaaaGAAGAACAAGAAAAGGAACACGAAAATAATTTCCAGCACAATGGGAAAACAAATTCCACTTCCCTTTCAAACAATATTGGGTTTGATAGAAATGGGAATTACTTAATTATTGATGAGGTGGAATATtttaacaatataaatgatgaaaCAATTTCAGAGAGTGATTTATTTGAAGATGAAAAAGAagacgaaaaaaaagaagaaatatattttttagttgtcttaaataaaaaaatgtatggaTTTAACGGTgaaaaatgcatatttttaaaaaacgatgaaaatataaactgCAGAATATGCTTACATGGTAATATAGTAGACATAATTAAAGATAGTGCAATAAATtccaaaattaataattccaCATTTGTTATGAACAAAAAGCCATGTTTAAATGAACATGaagattataaaaattttaaaataatgaaagaaaaagaaaaaattggaTTAATTGAAAAACTAATTGACAACACTACtttattatgtaaaaatgtttttaccTCTTCAAATCAAGTCACAGCTTATTTGACccaaaaaatttatcttATACCCATAGaacatcaaaaaaataaaaatgtgtgcAAAATAGCAACCATTGGCTATATAGCCAAATCTTTtgcaaaaaatggaaaattcATTGCTCATTTTGATGATGATATTTCACATATTAAGGACAATATAAAATCGTACATAGTCATGattaaatattacaaagacatttttacaaaaagaaaaatttttatgtaa